One Phoenix dactylifera cultivar Barhee BC4 chromosome 14, palm_55x_up_171113_PBpolish2nd_filt_p, whole genome shotgun sequence DNA window includes the following coding sequences:
- the LOC103700616 gene encoding uncharacterized protein LOC103700616, producing MRKPEHVDDQDLELLKAVAQAWHAQSGNPRPTKESDAQKNHFKRKPSRFKLEAITMASEASQSNWDFSQSLWDSYEIVTLSKKLDANLALDQPLPSPPESSRAGKRARETKYSLRNLLQRISSKRFSRDVEPRQQM from the coding sequence ATGAGAAAACCAGAGCATGTTGATGACCAAGACCTCGAACTCCTCAAAGCCGTGGCCCAAGCCTGGCACGCCCAGAGCGGCAACCCCAGACCCACCAAGGAGTCGGACGCCCAGAAGAACCACTTCAAACGCAAGCCCTCCCGCTTCAAGCTGGAGGCCATCACCATGGCTTCCGAGGCATCCCAATCCAACTGGGACTTCTCCCAGTCTCTCTGGGATTCCTACGAGATCGTCACCCTCTCCAAGAAGCTGGACGCCAACCTCGCCTTGGACCAGCCCTTGCCGAGCCCCCCGGAATCCAGTCGTGCCGGCAAGAGAGCAAGGGAGACCAAATACAGCTTAAGGAATTTGCTCCAAAGAATCTCCTCCAAAAGATTTAGTAGAGATGTTGAACCAAGACAGCAAATGTAG